The genomic region caagggcaacagcttgctcactttctttcacccaggcactgactctaccttctttttgtgtaagtcaataatgccaaagtcgacatcgactgattgtcacacacacacacacacaaacacacacacacacacacacacacacacacacacacacacacacacacacacacacacatatatatatatatatatatatatatatatatatatttatttatatatatatatatatatatatatatatatatatatatcacaaggtTGTCTTGTAAGATCCGTGCCCGGTAGCAGCATTCAAATGCAGGGAAACTGCGGTCGTCATCCTGCGACTTTAAACCAATTGCCAAGCATTATATCAGCTAAGAGTTTTAGATGATAACTATCCAAGATCGGAGCAtggattattataatttaatattaagCTGGATAATTAGACAGTATTCTCCACGAGATGGACAGAATGAATATACAATACTTAGGTTTGTTTGAAGCCGCATGGCCTAATGCTGGAGACTTTATTAAGGACCAGAAAAGAATTCCCTTTTCAGGAGACCAAGAACATAAAAATGGAGTGGCTCTGGTCCtgggcaaaaaaaaaatcaaaacattctATCGTTCTGGCCTAAAAACGACCGTATGCTTCTAGTCAAAGCTAGTTCTGTTAATAGAAACATcactgcggatgctgaagaccaaTAAATTAACAGCTTCAACAGCTCTCTTGCTGAATTATTCTTATCGTGTAAATCAACGGAAATTATGATtgtcatgggtgactttaatgctaaagctggctcagagagagatgggaggactGTTGGCCCGCAACTAAATGAATGCGGAGATcgactttttaaattgatgtaaGGAGAAAAACTTGAGCATTACGAACACCTGGTTTAATATACACCCCAAACGATGATACACATGGAGTAGTTCTGGTGATAAAAccagaaaccaaatcgactaTGTTATGATCAGTTCAAGATATCGAACGCAATAAAAAAATTCCCGAGTATATCCGGGTGTAGACGCAAATTCAGACCACAATCCACTGATGATAAAAGTTACATTGTccctcaaaaaaataattaaaggtaAGATGGACCCCCATTTTGAATGCGGTTAATTACAGACTAATCAAGAGGTACGAGAAAACTTTAAACAAGACTTTTTTAAAAGTCTATCACAGGCTTCTAACAAAGACATTGACCATCGTTTTGGGGCATTCATTGAGAACAGCCAAGTAGCAGCTGCTAATACAGTcccaacaaaaaaaatgaagccctcatcaagctggttccGCGCCCAGACCTCAAACGTTTGCTACAAAGCAGATCACCGTGCTatatgaactagtaaacaatctctacaaaaaaataatatatatatagtaaggccaaaaaagtggctgcaggagaaatgtgtaGTTTAGAAACTtagttgtaataaaaaaaagagatgttcTTAATGATAAGGCAGACCACTGGTCAACAATAATTTTCCTCTtaaaattgcatcaaagcagcaggcGGCCGTATTCTTCccgagaccgaggatgtcagtgctcattgggaagagtatgttcatGAATATTTTGACGATGAACAAGAGCCAAAAAATCTAGTTCTGGAaactgtcacatctggtccatcaattctgaagtcagaagtgcgctgGTCCCTACAACAAATTAAATATGTCTGGTCCTGACGGCGTATACATGGAAATGTTAAGGGCCTTAGGAGAAAAGGGTATTGATCTCATCTAATACTTCCTAAAGGATATCTATGAAACAAGTTGAAACAAGTGTCGTATCTTCTTAAAACTCTACTGAGGATTAGGAGATAAGTCCTACCCGAAATActagagacccagtttgggtttgtGAAGGATAAAGGTTCGAGGAATGCTATCCTCGTCATAAGATTGCGTggcgagagagccatccaacaccagcaaaacatctaccgggttttcattgactatcaaaaagctatTGATAAGGTCCGGAATTGTTCAGAAGCCTctcaaatatccggatagatgatgataaagatatgagactaattcagtaAATCTACCAAGATCCCCTTACAGCTGTCCGCATATCCAGTAGAATAACTAACTGGTTCCCGACCAATCAAGGTTGTCTGATGACACCTAATTCCTTCAATTTgaactctgaagttatcctgcgggaaattgaagaggaaggagggaaaatcaACAATCTTCGGTATGCAGAGGATcaagttctcatggccacatctgtaaatgaccttcAAAAGTTTTTGATGCTGTTGCTGAAGCCAGCGAACGTCTTGGTTTCCATATCAtttgcaagaaaacaaaatgcatggtagtttcaaagccagaggtcccaccaacttgtccattaacacaaagagaaatagaaatctaaCAGGTCTCCTACTTCAGTTATTGAGCAGCCCTTGTCACCTCAAATTCTCGTTGCAAGaaagaaatcagacgcagaatcggactagcaaaagatgtgttctccaaactccggaacatcctaacagacctcAAGCACATTGCATAAAAAAATCAGGCTCATTAAAACCTTCGTATGGTCGATTTTCCTAAATGGTTGCGAGTACCGGtcactgacggctgaaactcggcgcaatatattctaccgcaggatgttgtgCACACTTTACACCGATCGAGTGTCCAATGGGGAGATCCTCAGAAATGTCAGACAACTTCTAAAATTGATCCGAGCACGACAACTCAAATGTCTCGGACATGCAATCCttaagacacattagaaaaccttagcataggcggtaaaatagaaggcaagcaagctcgaggtagaccaagAAAAACATTTCTTGACAATtttcatatacaaacacttctATGCCTCTTGGACAGATCCCGACAACATAAAAcatagcgccaagtagttcgtcaaacaccgtattGGTGATGGCGCACAGaaagataacacacacaaacacacacacacacacacacacacacacacacacacacacacacacacatatatatatatatatatatatatatatatatatatatatatatatacatatatatatatatatatatatatgtatattcacatatatatgtatatatgtgtatctatgtatatgtatatgtatatatatgacacacacacacacacacacacacacacacacacacacacacacacatatatatatatatatatatatatatatatatatatatatatatatatatatatcaatatatatatatatatatatatatatatatatatatatatatatatctgtgtgtgtgtgtgtgtgtccgtgtgtgtgtgtgtgtgtccgtgtgcgtgtgcgtatatatacatataattacacacacacacacacacacacacacacacacacacacacacacatatatatatatatatatatatatatatatatatatatatatatatatgtgtgtgtgtgtgtaattatatgtatatatatacacacatacacacacacacacacacacacacacacacatatatatatatgtgtgtgtgtgtgtgtgtgtgtgtgtgtgtgtgtgtccgtgtgtgtgtgtgtgtgtgtgtgtgtgtgtgtgtgtgtgtgtgtgtgtgtgtgtgtgtaattatatgtatatatatatatgtatatgtgtgtatatatgtgtgtgtatatatatatatatttatatatatgtatatatatatatatatatatatgtgtgtgtgtgtgtgtgtgtgtgtaaatgtgtgtgtgtgtgtatatctatatatctatatatctatatatatatatatatatatatatatatatatatatatatatatatgcaaggcaCAGTTTAGCGCTTAGCCAGTTCCTTTCAGGTGACGCACCTATAAGTACTGGCATCGTATATGTGAAAAAAGACTTTGGCATGAGTTTGAACTATAAGCTAAACTTTACGTCACTGCAGCACCTTGCTAGTACTGTAGAACAAAGTGAAATTTCTCTTCCGACAAATTCTTGTGTAGGTGTCTTTAAAAGGAAATCTGCAGAACTTAGAGAATGTATCAAGAAAGTGAACATAATAACAGATGAAACAGCACCATGTAAGCCCTCATCAGCTCACTCATCTCCGGCAAACTCTCCACTCTTGCCCAAAGCAAAGGGCGTGTCTCTGACCTTCTCTTTCCTTGTGCAGATGCCGTAGTCAAGCTCAGCGAGGTACGGGCCGCTGCCGTAGTTGAAGCTCTGTATTGTGCCCGTCATGCCCGTGAAGTATTGACCACATCCGCAAGGAACTGTCAAATCAAGGCAAGACACATTACGGATGTTCGTAGTAATAACTCGACTGAACTGGTGTCAATCAGCGCACGATCTTTTCGAAACTAACCTTTTTCCCGGCACTCGATCATGGAGACCTTGATTTTGAATTTTCTGTTGAAGCTTGTAGCAGTCGTCAAAAAGTTGAAAACAGTCGGGTTGGGCTTTCCGTTAACATCCAAATAAACTGGAAAAATGTTAAATACAGAATACATGAACTATGAAGTAATCATAATCACGTCACTTAAAACGCAACCAAGAAGAATAAAGCACACAATGCTTGCGAAAGGAACGGACATGAATATTTCTTAATAGAgaaaatacaaatgatatatatgtgcgtgtatcaatctatctatctatttatctatctatctttctatctatctatatctatctatcgatcaatctataaagatagatagatagatagatacaaacatataaaacttatatttatatatatatatatatatatatatatatgcgtgtatctatctacctatctatctatctatctatctatatatatgatatgaatatatatatatatatatatatatatatatatatatatatatttatacacatacacgcagatagccatatgagattatatatatatatatacatatatatatatatttatatatatacatatatatacatatatatacttacagtgcCATGGTTCTGAAGGTTTGTTTCCACACAGGTAAGCAAACTTCCGCTCCCCGGGGACTGTGAACTGATCCTCTTGGCACACGCCTGAAAGGGTCACTTTATATAACTTTCTGGACATACAGATGCCGCTTATGCATATGTGATTTCAGCAAATGTAAAATAAAgtcttgtttatatttatgtttatatttttgatCTACAAAAATTAATTCAACCGCTACTGACCAATGCGTAACTGACACGGTCTGTGCACTATAACTATTAATTTGCAAACATAAATAAGCGGGGTGACAGTAAATTAGAAGGACAACCACTCACCAAAATTGTCTGGTTGTGTACTCATGAACTCTTCGAAGTCGAGTCTCAGCTGGCACGTGTTGGCGTTTCTAGTGAAGGTCATAGTGCACGTCTGGGCCTCGTTGTACGTGTTTGGGTAATTGGGGCTCACCAAGTACGTgcagttggtggaggaggagccgCCGCACGTGATCTCCTCTAAATGATAAAAAGAGGATGTAAGcaaacattatatcatatatcatatatatatatatatatatatatatatatatatatatatatcctcagggaggattgttatacacctatatcaatgcggtattgcattattccatctttcatatatatacacctcagtatctgacttcggtttcgaatttctaaatcaattcccaccgagtgcccacggggagtgtgtgtaaaacctcgctatcattactcatgtatgtgtgtatgcgtgtgtgtgtgtatgtgtgtgtgtgtgtgtgtgtgtgtgtgtgtgtgtgtgtgtgtgtgtgtgtgtgtgaatatatatgtatatataaatatatatatatatatatatatatatatatatatatatatatatatatatatgtatatgtattgcgagggtgtgtgtgtgtgtgtgtgtgtgtgtgtgtgtgtgtgtgtgtgtgtgtggtgtgtgtgtgtgtgtgtgtgtgtgtgtgtgtgtgtgtgtgtgtggtgtgtgtgtgtgtgtgtgtgtgtgtgtgtgtgtgtgtgtgtgtgtgtgtgtgtgtgtgtgcatgtgtgtatgtgtatgtgtgtgtgtgtgcatatattcctgtgtgtgtgtatatatatacatatatatgtatatatataaatatatatatatatatatatgtgtgtgtgtgtgtgtgtgtgtgtgtgtgtgtgtgtgtacatatatatacatatatatataaatatatatatatatatatatatatatatatatatctaacatatatatatatataacaaatatacatatatatatatatatatatgtgtgtgtgtgtgtgtgtgtgtgtgtgtgtgtgtgtgtgtgtatgtgtgtgtgtgtgtgtgtgtgtgtgtgtgtgtgtgtgtgtgtgtgtgtgtgtgtgtgtgtgtgtacatatatatacatatatatacatacatatatatatataacataaatacatacatatatgaccaaGAACGCAAAAGGAAGCTTGTAAATTACTTACTGTAACAACAAACTCCAAAGCCTCGAGCGCACGACCCTATGTTAGTGCCGCCAATTCTCCGGCACTCGCTGGCTGTGTAGCAGGTCCCGGAGTTCGAACCGACGGTGCAGCCGGAGTTTTTGAAGCGAACGAGGGTAAACACTAGGGGAAGTGCCAAAGGAATGGATTAGCTGGGAATGGTCAAGTATATATCTGCAAACGTGTAAATATGCAAGAAATTAACTAtagaatacatatgtacataccacaatgtgtatatatgtgtgtgtgtgtgtgtgtgtgtgtgtgtgtgtgtgtgtgtgtgtctatgtgtgtgtgtgtgtgtgtgtgtgtgtgtgtgtgtgtgtgtttgtgtatgtgtgtgtgtgtgtgtgtgtgagtgtttgtgtgtgtgtgtgtatatatatacatatatatattcgggtgtacataaatatataactacacaatcacacacccacatctatatctatatatatcatccagTGCTCTAtactacgacaggtcctttttggcatccattttcttcatGGCACTATTCTGTCCCTTTTCCACGAACCTGAGGCCCACTCTCTGAGACGACGTTTACCAtagatacaagggaaagatcagtctcAGTGGGTTCCCGTTGCCtttcctgacagtgtttttattgagactgcCAGCCAAGGCTATAGAGTTCACTCTAcacttatttctgtttctctcatagATGGGACCACTCTGGGCCGaaatggacctgggagcaatagtggctgagaggtggctccacactcccactaccggatgcaatgtgtatttacatacatgcatacatacatatatatatgtatatatatatatatatatatatatatatatatatatactgtatatatatatatatgcgtgtgcatacatacatatacatatatatacataaatatctatctatctatataaatagatatgtatgtatatatgtatatatatgtatacacacacacacacaaatacacacacacacacacacacacacacacacacacacacacacacacacacatatatatatatatatatatatatatatatatatatatatatttatataaggggacagaaaggatctaaaaaactagtctcctttcagttacttacaaactgttcactaaaatcatcacaactcgcatctctgacaagctggattctaaccagcctagagaacagtcaggcttccgcagtggattctcaacaacataccacatacacacgcttacccaaataagataaaaaaatatatatatatataggaaacccctgtgtatggtattcattgattatgaaaaggaatttgactctgtacaaataccagcagaactagaagttattcgaagacagggagtagaggaggtatactgtaaaatattagaagatatatacgaagatgggacagcaaccatcaagctccacacagaaaccgataaaatcccaactaagaaaggtgttagacagggtgatactatCTCACCAATACTGTTTACAGCtttccttgaggaaattttcaagaagctagaatggaccgggaagggtatcaaaatcgaggacgaatacctgaacaatctaagatttgtagatgatattgttctcttcagtgaatctgcaaattaaatgcagcaactaataaatgatctgaatagagaaagcctgaaagtcggacttaaggTGAACAAGAAAATGactatgttcaacagtagagttcaattcgaacagatatatgttccaggtgaagcgctagaggtggtagacaagtatatatacctagggcaacacgtacagacaaacacatctagcgaagaggtaattaagcgacgcatcagtctaggctggagcgccttcggcaaacacagtaacatactaagaggctccttgccattatgtttaagaagaaaagtcttaaaccaatgcatcctcccagttatgacctatggatcagaaacatggactacaaccaaatgccctgagagggatggagaggttgatgctgggaattagtctaagaggtcggatgagggcgacgcggatcagggaacagacaaaagtagaagatatactcgggagcatcaaaaagaaaaaatggcaatgggcaggtcatttatgtcggagacaggacaacagatgggcaaagaaagtaacagactggattttagataacataaagaggccaagtgccagacctatgacaagatggagcgacgaaataacgaaatttgggggccaagactggaagcaaaaacacgcaagacagacaaagatggaaaagattgggagaggcctacgtcctgcagtggattgacccaggctgatgatgatgatgaagctatatatatatatatacatatatatatatatatatatatgtgtgtgtgtgtgtgtgtgtgtgtgtgtgtgtgtgtgtgtgtgtgtgtgtgtgtgtgtgtgtgcatatatatatatatatatatatatatatatatatatatatatatatatatgtatttgtgtgtgtgtgtaaatatataaatacatatatatatatatatatatatatatatatatatatatatatatatatatatatatgtatatgcgtgtgtatacatacatatacatatatatatacataaaaatctatctatctatataaatagatatgtatgtatatatgtatatatatgtatatatatatgtgtgtatatatatgtatatatatacatgtatatatgtatatatgtatatatatgtatacacgcgcacacacacacacacacacacacacacacacacacacacacacacacatatatatatatatatatatatatatatatatatatatatatatatatatatatatatatatatatatatgtgtgtgtgtgtgtgtgtgtgtgtgtgtgtgtgtgtgtgtgtgtgtgtatgtgtgtaaatatattaatatatatatatatatatatatatatatacatatatatatatatatatatacgtgtgtgtgtgtgtgtgtgtgtgtgtgtgtgtgtgtgtgtgtgtgtgtgtgtgtgtgtgtgtgtgtgtgtgtgtgtctgtgtgtgtgtgtgtgggtgggtgtgtgcgtgtgtatatatacagtctatgtatgtatgtatagatagatatatgcatacatattcctctagctgtctatccatctatctatctatccagccatctatctttatcgatctatctatatatatatatttgtctatatacatgtgtgtgtgagtatacacatacatatgtatatatgcacatgatgaATACAGCTTTTATTAAGAACAGAAAAGAATCAGAAGGATATTTCCTGACTACTTACAGATGCGTTTGTCCCTGTCTGTGAGGTCCTGATCCGCCACCAAAGACTCGTTCGCAGGGATCCGGCCACCCCATCCGGCTCCGCCCCATCCGGCTCCGTCCCATTCGGCTCCGTCCCATTCGGCTCCGTCCCATCCGGCTCCGTCCAATCCGGCTCCGTCCAATCCGGCTCCGTCCAATCCGGCTCCGTCCAATCCGGCTCCGTCCAATCCGGCTCCGCCCCAGTCGCCGATGCGGCTCCCCAGGGACAGGGCTGCGGGTTCGACCGCAAGCCCCCCTGCAAGAGAAGCGGGTCCTTGGCGCTAAAGGGGGTGGCAGTAAGGCTTACAGCTTCTTTGCCAACTACTGATAGGCAAGTCTGGGAAAGTTAAAACTGTTTTTACTGGATTGGATTATTTCCACTGTTCTTATGggcattttcgtttttttatttctgctgatttattttttaccttgttgctacttcctccccttacctctctacTCCATCCCTATTTCttacttttctcctccctcccccctaaccgcctcttcctctcttccacttctgcAAACACCGGAAGTCCTCAACCGATGGGAAAGTTAGAAGGTACCGAAGCACAGGGCCCGAAGGAGGGAGCAGAGAGCTTGAGAGAGCGTCTCCGAGAGTGGCTTTCacgaggagacggaaggagacgAGTCAGAGGCAGCAGCTTGCATGAAGCACCAGATTGCACGAAGGCGCACACACAGGTTGTTTTGGGCCAAAGCTTGTAAAAACAGCATTTTACCCACCCACGTGGCCTCGCGTTTCGGCTGACGAAGCCAAAGTCAGCCCGAGCAATGTCAGCATGAGAGTCGTGATCGCAGCGCTCATCGTCGTGACGGATTGCGGCCTGAAAGTGAGTCACCGGAAGTCAGGAATGCACGAGACTTTTTGCTCGAGCAAAGCGTGTTGCCGCAAAATGGTGCGGCTGCGCGGGGGTGAGAGAAGGTTCGCTCTTACTaggtcaaaacacacacatatatgtgtttgcatatatatatatatatatatatatatatatatatatacatatatatatacgtatatatacatacatatatatacatacatatatatacatacacacacacgcgcacatacacacacacacacacacacacacacacacacacacacacacacacacacacacacacacacacacacacacacacacacatacacacacacacagaaacacacacacacacacacacacagacacgtacacacacatacacacccatacatatatatatatatatatatatatatatatatgtatatatatgtgtgtgtgtgtgtgtgtgtgcgtgtgtgtgtgtatatatatatatatatatatatatatatattcacacacacacacacacacacacacacacatacacacacacacacacacacacacacacatatatatatatatatatatatatatatgtgtgtgtgtgtgtgtgtgtgtgtgtgtgtgtgtg from Penaeus chinensis breed Huanghai No. 1 chromosome 39, ASM1920278v2, whole genome shotgun sequence harbors:
- the LOC125046483 gene encoding uncharacterized protein LOC125046483, with the protein product MRPPMRPAEGRAALAAPLTCPPQPATTGLQPLVQLGHAGERVRKPPWKTTRIKPQSVTTMSAAITTLMLTLLGLTLASSAETRGHVGGLAVEPAALSLGSRIGDWGGAGLDGAGLDGAGLDGAGLDGAGLDGAGWDGAEWDGAEWDGAGWGGAGWGGRIPANESLVADQDLTDRDKRILFTLVRFKNSGCTVGSNSGTCYTASECRRIGGTNIGSCARGFGVCCYKEITCGGSSSTNCTYLVSPNYPNTYNEAQTCTMTFTRNANTCQLRLDFEEFMSTQPDNFGVCQEDQFTVPGERKFAYLCGNKPSEPWHFYLDVNGKPNPTVFNFLTTATSFNRKFKIKVSMIECREKVPCGCGQYFTGMTGTIQSFNYGSGPYLAELDYGICTRKEKNKCTTTLTTLGPSFTACPFDLYRIPVGQTGASNPVAAFNVQALYCQLFAANNPLNFQDLTTIPSPLTSVSNGPFMIWHMTNNDLVPNALIGAPELAGFYQSFTHNPC